A window from Lates calcarifer isolate ASB-BC8 linkage group LG7_2, TLL_Latcal_v3, whole genome shotgun sequence encodes these proteins:
- the map3k2 gene encoding LOW QUALITY PROTEIN: mitogen-activated protein kinase kinase kinase 2 (The sequence of the model RefSeq protein was modified relative to this genomic sequence to represent the inferred CDS: deleted 1 base in 1 codon), producing the protein MGESSFLASWVNRRAMMMDEQEALNSIMQDLAELHRSSRPAMFLSDLGKPKASSPKNQNDVRVKFEFKGEKRILQFPRPVKLDDLRSKAKVAFGQTMDLHYTNNELVIPLTTQDDLDKAVELLDRSVHMKSLKILLVLQMSSQNSSSNMDLLPSHEELDNTGFRVADKKSMLALIGSHSTDRSSPPPGYIPDALQQVARNGSFTSINSEGEFIPESMDQMLDPLSMSSPENSASGSCPSLDSPLDSDYPKSRMPRAQSYPDNHQDFPEYDIPVFEKSGKGGTYPRRYGIPFGLQDYSDGRKTFPRARRTQVHGFRSPVSFSPTEQSPSTSSGSSVFTPDLEEAPGPARRPRRGSDIEPNPNPTTAPTLSVMDISPPSRSPRAPTNWRLGKLLGQGAFGRVFLCYDADTGRELAVKQVQFDPESPETSKEVSALECEIQLLKNLCHERIVQYYGCLRDTMERTLSIFMEYMPGGSIKDQLKSYGALTENVTRRYTRQILEGVSYLHSNMIVHRDIKGANILRDSVGNVKLGDFGASRRLQTICLSGTGIKSVTGTPYWMSPEVISGEGYGRKADIWSVGCTVVEMLTQRPPWAEFEAMAAIFKIATQPTNPVLPAHVSDHCREFLKRIFVETKQRPSADELLRHIFVH; encoded by the exons ATGGGAGAATCCTCTTTCCTGGCCTCCTGGGTCAATCGCCGTGCCATGATGAtgg ATGAGCAGGAGGCGCTGAACTCGATCATGCAGGACTTGGCCGAACTGCACCGCTCCAGCCGTCCTGCCATGTTCCTGTCGGACCTGGGCAAACCCAAAGCCTCCTCGCCCAAGAACCAG AACGACGTCAGAGTGAAGTTCGAGTTCAAAGGGGAGAAGAG GATTTTGCAGTTCCCTCGACCGGTCAAGCTGGACGACCTGAGGTCAAAAGCTAAAGTGGCTTTTGGTCAAACGATGGACCTTCACTACACCAACAACGAG TTGGTGATTCCACTGACCACTCAGGACGACCTGGACAAGGCCGTGGAGCTGCTGGATCGCAGCGTTCACATGAAGAGCCTGAAGATCCTCCTGGTGCTCCAGATGTCCTCTCAG AACTCTTCCTCCAATATGGACCTCTTGCCGTCCCACGAGGAGCTGGACAACACGGGATTCAGGGTCGCTGACAAGAAGAGCATGCTGGCTTTGATAG GTTCCCATTCGACGGACcgcagctctcctcctccaggatACATTCCCGACGCTCTCCAGCAGGTGGCGAGGAACGGCTCCTTCACCAGCATCAACAGCGAGGGAGAGTTCATTCCTGAGAGCATGGACCAG ATGTTGGACCCGCTGTCCATGAGCAGCCCGGAGAACTCAGCATCTGGAAGTTGTCCCTCTTTAGACAGCCCGCTGGACAG cgACTACCCCAAGTCCAGGATGCCGAGAGCACAGAGCTACCCAGACAACCACCAGGACTTTCCAG AGTACGACATCCCAGTGTTTGAGAAGTCGGGGAAAGGGGGAACGTATCCTCGACGGTATGGCATTCCCTTCGGCCTTCAGGACTACAGCGATG GGAGGAAGACCTTCCCTCGGGCTCGGCGAACGCAGGTTCACGGCTTCCGCTCGCCGGTCAGCTTCAGTCCGACCGAGCAGTCGCCCAGCaccagcagcggcagcagcgtCTTCACCCCCGACCTGGAGGAGGCCCCGGGGCCTGCC AGGAGGCCGCGCAGGGGCAGCGACATCGAGCCCAACCCCAACCCGACTACTGCTCCCACCCTCTCCGTCATGGACATCAGTCCGCCCAGCCGCT CTCCTCGAGCTCCAACCAACTGGCGGCTGGGAAAGCTTCTGGGTCAGGGCGCCTTCGGACGGGTTTTCCTCTGTTACGACGCCGATACTGGACGGGAACTGGCAGTGAAACAGGTCCAGTTTGACCCGGAGAGTCCAGAGACTAGCAAG GAGGTGAGTGCGTTGGAGTGTGAAATCCAGCTCCTGAAGAACTTGTGCCATGAGCGGATCGTCCAGTACTACGGCTGTCTGCGAGACACGATGGAGCGAACGCTCTCCATCTTCATGGAGTACATGCCTGGG GGCTCCATCAAGGACCAGCTGAAGTCGTACGGAGCGCTGACGGAAAACGTGACACGCCGCTACACCCGGCAGATCCTGGAGGGAGTTTCCTACCTGCACAGCAACATGATCGTCCACAGGGACATCAAAG GAGCAAATATCCTTCGAGATTCAGTGGGTAATGTGAAGCTGGGAGACTTCGGGGCGAGCCGGCGGCTGCAGACCATCTGTCTGTCAGGAACAGGCATCAAGTCGGTGACCGGCACTCCCTACTGGATGAGTCCGGAGGTGATCAGTGGCGAGGGCTATGGCAGGAAGGCCGACATCTG GAGTGTTGGCTGCACCGTCGTGGAGATGCTGACCCAGCGACCCCCCTGGGCAGAGTTTGAGGCCATGGCAGCCATCTTTAAGATCGCCACCCAGCCCACCAACCCGGTTCTCCCCGCCCACGTGTCGGACCACTGCCGAGAGTTTCTCAAACGGATCTTTGTAGAGACCAAGCAGCGTCCGTCTGCTGATGAGCTACTGAGGCACATCTTTGTACATTAA
- the LOC108873146 gene encoding claudin-34 → MTYLAHSAHAQLAALWLSCVGWTLTTVALGLVQWRVWQVSDREVISSGQAWVGVWRACFNSHTVVTPGFRVMHCRYITLTEAFAPPEIVAGQVLMVLSVLVGLCGNAGGVYALRNIYLGLEKSSPIRLSFLTTGALCLTAAVMSLIPLVWNISSVATNQTIRFPPEFKMPPEPDSQHVGCGIGVGMVGTVLMIISGIIFCRYRLPARPQAGADGRGAAGGKDNPAFDSHEHL, encoded by the coding sequence ATGACCTACCTGGCTCACAGCGCCCACGCCCAGCTCGCTGCCCTCTGGCTGAGCTGCGTGGGCTGGACTCTGACCACCGTGGCCCTCGGACTCGTCCAGTGGAGGGTGTGGCAGGTGTCTGACAGGGAGGTGATCAGCTCCGGTCAGGCCTGGGTGGGCGTCTGGAGGGCCTGCTTCAACAGCCACACCGTGGTGACCCCCGGCTTCAGGGTCATGCACTGCAGGTACATCACCCTGACCGAGGCCTTCGCACCTCCAGAGATTGTGGCGGGCCAGGTCCTCATGGTCCTCTCAGTCCTGGTGGGGCTCTGCGGGAACGCTGGCGGCGTGTACGCCCTGAGGAACATCTACCTCGGGCTGGAGAAGAGCTCGCCGATCCGCTTGTCGTTCCTCACCACCGGAGCTCTGTGCCTGACGGCCGCCGTCATGTCTCTCATCCCTCTGGTGTGGAACATAAGCTCAGTGGCGACCAACCAGACCATCAGGTTCCCCCCTGAGTTCAAAATGCCCCCAGAGCCTGATTCTCAACACGTTGGCTGCGGCATTGGGGTCGGGATGGTGGGCACAGTCCTGATGATCATCTCTGGGATTATCTTCTGCAGGTACAGGTTACCAGCCAGGCCACAGGCCGGGGCGGACGGTCGGGGGGCTGCAGGGGGGAAAGATAACCCGGCGTTTGACTCTCATGAACACTTGTGA
- the sumo1 gene encoding small ubiquitin-related modifier 1 yields MSDTETKPSSQDGGDKKDGEYIKLKVIGQDSSEIHFKVKMTTHLKKLKESYSQRQGVPASTLRFLFEGQRIADNQTPKELGMEDEDVIEVYQEQTGGLWND; encoded by the exons aTGTCAGACACG GAGACAAAACCATCCAGCCAAGACGGCGGGGATAAGAAGGACGGAGAGTACATCAAATTAAAAGTGATCGGTCAG GACAGCAGTGAAATCCACTTTAAGGTGAAAATGACGACACATCTAAAAAAGCTGAAGGAGTCTTACAGCCAGAGACAG GGCGTCCCAGCGAGCACGCTAAGGTTTCTGTTCGAAGGACAGAGAATCGCAGATAACCAAACTCCGAAAGAG CTGGGGATGGAGGACGAGGACGTCATCGAGGTTTATCAAGAACAGACCGGCGGACTTTGGAACGATTAA